AAACAAAGTCATTCGGTTTTAACCCCTTCGGGTTGAGATGAGAGTAGCAATTGTGCTTGGCCAGCACTGTCTTTCATGCTGTTAGAACTCGACTGGAGGAACATCTATATGTTTTCTCCACAGTCTTATTACCCACTCAAGTCCACAAAAATTGTCACAcgcaaatataaaattaaaatcttcATTCTTCTGCATCATCAGTATCTGAAAACAGAAATGATTTAAATGAGGCAGTGAAAACTAAAAAACTGAAGTAAATCAGTTGATAATAAGTTGCATGCAATTCTAGGTTTCCTTCCATGAAAACGGCTGAATTTTATTGGGCACGAAACGTTGTTTCTCCCCGACTAACTCATGGTccaaacaatttcaaattttcagtgtttgaaAATTAAGATTGTTGATTGTAGATACAACGCTCATTGTTATGCCACAATAACTTctcaaatgtaaaaaattcgTGAGAAGTTGCAAATAACTATTATTATGCCATCCTCGTGTTTGACCTTTTGAACTCACTACATTGACACATTGGATTAGTCACTTACAAGACAATTTGTTACATTTATCAAGATTTTTTTAAGACCCCATATTCGTACAGATTGAAAAGTGTTTTACAATCCATGAAGATTTTGTTGCGCTATGGAGCCAGTGCCTATGAACACAACCAAACCCAGCAATAaagatacatattttttataacattgCTAAGCTGACCGTTAATCTCAGCGAAGATATGCTCTACTTTGGGTGGTGTCATTTTTGACATGATCTAACTTGCATTTGAGCCAGCTGCCATGATAGGATGAGGATATAGATTTTATGCGAGTAAAAACAGAACAATTGTAAATAGATCCAATTGACATCTAAAATCAACTATACACCAActagtaaataaatataatttaaccTGAATTATCAGAGTCCTGTGGTCCCCATATTCTGACAGTACAATCATCAGATACACTGGCAAGCATCATATGATGTACTGGATTCCAGGAAACGCAATTAACAGTCTTTGTGTGGCCTGATAATGTTTGGATTGGTTTCGGTCGATCTCGAAGCCACAGATACATGTTGTGGTCTGGAGTAAAAATTATGAATCTGGTTTAGAggttttatgacatcataatataaatttatttatctattaAGATTTGTCACCAAGCTATAGATTTAACTGTGTTGACAATTTGACATCACCtcatttagtgtgtaacaaaattgggtactcccatagtatgtgtaccaggttagggttaggccataattttattccgattttacttgtttcgagtttggggactgtttgtgttagccaagtgaatacaccccctgtcCATAAGTATCAGTCCCTGTACATAacttattggtacacatacttctcgaGTGCCTAAAATTGTGTAGGCAGTGCCCAACTGGGAATATTCCGATTCTTCcaaaaatagtatttaattaaatatcgtaagatatatatttgtggCTGCTtaccttgttcagagcaaaggGTTTTCTAACAACAAAGTTAAGACTTTGGTCAGACTGGACATTAGAGGACGctttaaatgtttaaatatttcCCAAAATGTAAACCAAGTGATCAATTCATATTCACCCTCACTTCCACTGGCAATAAATTCTTCATCTTCTCCACCACAACATGAAAATATTGTATAGAAACCCTGAACTGCACCCTGATATTTTTGAACAAGGACTTGGTCTTCAACATCCCATAAATGTATGCCCTGTTTAATACATGTTCATAAATTGTGTCACCAATTACCATCATGCACAGGAATGGTCTGAACCGCGGactgcaggttgcacacccctggccgAAACCGTGGTGGGCTTATAAAGGAATATAAGATGAAGCAAGAAATCTTGAATAAACactaattaaaatataacatatCCGAATGAGATATAGTGAGAAAGGAATTcatagcaaaattttgaaattgtaacagGACTGCATGAACACTCAGTATTTGAATGACCTACACAAGTTTAgtacttttttaattatatttatgcaTGTTTCTTAAAGTAAATATTGTTGAAGCACTGGTAGTGAATCTCAATACTACTCACTTGATTAGTAACATTGAGTAATGCTAACTTTCCATCTCTAGTTACTGAAAATGACATTATAGGATTGTCTTCTTTGATTCTGAAAATTTTATTGCAAGATTAAAAAACAGCACAACAATGTCAAAAAAAGAAAACGATGAATActggaattttgaaaaaaaaagcatctattttaaaattttgcataGCAACAATAGTTTGTGGCAGTATTTATCAGagcaaaaaatttatttatccgcctataaaaatattgattatcttCAATTTAAAATAGCAAGACTACTCACACATCATAGTCTGTCATGTCATCAAAGTTATAAGCACGAATCCTATGCTGTGTGTCGGCAGCAAGTACGGTTTTATTATCAGGTAGACAAGCCAAACACTGCACTCTGACACCTTCCCACGAATCTATAATGTTGCCATCGAGGTCCTGTAAAGATAATAAGTCAGGATTACAGAAGGGAAATGAAGATCTTATAAATTTCTTCAGTATGGTATCTATCTTTTATATTAAGTATGCAAAACGTCTTGCAAGTAAATCAGAGTGTATAggatagaattttcatattcatctggaaaaaggaaagctgataagatggTTTTATCCTATGGCGAACCGAAGCATTTATGTTCAGAGTcatagtttttaaaaaaaagtctgaATTTAAGACTTATGATAGTGTCAATCGGAAACAAATTGACTATGCAATCTCAACATACAATCAAAGGAGGCTTGCGTATGTTGAAGTTTCAGTGTTCAAAAAATTGCTTCCTCATAGCTGATTTTTAAATGACTCAGAGTTTGGAGTTAACTCCAGTGCAAACTTTCTTGAGTCCACAGCCCTGTTGAATACCCCATAAAAGATTTAACTCATTTACAGTTCGAAAATCTGGGTGTGGTCGATTTTTCTTAATAATAAATAAGCTGTTTGTGCATGGTAAACGAGTTTTTCAATAAATCCTCATCGATTCAAATTGAAGACAACAGCAAATCCGAACTTACACATTGATAAAATTGTCCTTTTGTACCACCAGTAACAAATTTTTCACCATCGGCAGACCAATTGCAACAACTTAAACTGTCTTCTGTAGAATGACTTCTCTTTGTTCTGAGATCTCCAGTCTACAATAATCAATGAATAATTAGGTGCTAAAAATGATGTACAAGTATTTTCTTGGATTGATCAATACAATGGAATCAGCATGGCCCATAAAACTGTGAACAAACATTGCTGGATCAGTGGTTCACGAACTTTTTAAGCCGTgctcctttttagaatttgtaaagtctcgtgccccacctcaaaaataactagctaccaataagctacaaataacagatagtaagacagatagtaatttttttcaaaaacacgttgaaaatacgcgGATGGAATTTCAAATGTCAATCTCTAATCAATAACGAAATGGGAATATCCAAAATAACCCCCCATCATTTAATAAGAACCACTGGAATAGATGCATTACAGTCAAAGAATTACAGTTACCTAAATTTACTTAAAATTAATGGTACCTAATGGGAGGTGTTTGTTTCTGGCCCCCAGAGATATACCCAACAGCCCCAGATCGACTTACATAGAACGGTTGGATTGCATAATTAGTTAAAAGCATGTTTGTTCAAGATCAAAGTATATTGCAGAAATCAAAATATCATCAAACTAAGAAAGTTATACCAGATGATCATAGCATTGGTGAAACAAGAAGCTTCTTATCTGGTTACCAGTTTATGCTTATATACTGTCAtacatatttaatatttttcattctcattccaaaattcaaatcaaaacatatatacaaaaattcaCAAATTAAGATGACCCTTCAAATCGTAACATGCCGTACGCACTTATCATAGCAAATGGTTGCTTTAGTTCGATCAGAGGTATGTACGAATGAGCCGAATTTTTATTAAGACCAGAGTTATGACGTATAGGCCGACCCATTAGTTTGGCAACCTTTCAAACTCTGCTTATATGTGAGGATATACAGTAATAAAATTTTCTATTGTGACACAATAATTCCAAAACatagttttaaaatgaataaatcgtATTTTACCTTGGTATTCCACACCCAGAATTCCGATGATTCCTCAGTTCCACACGCAAGTATGTGAGAATCATCCGGACTCCAAGATAAAAATCCAACACCGTATTGATGACCAGTCAGTGAGCGAGAATAGGTTACTTTGTGTGTCACCTGTACAATGACAGAAATATAAGcaccattgaaaaaaataatcgaaaATAGAGTTTCATTCACCAAAAAAATGGTAAATCATGATAACAAAATTACAGAACAAACATACTAGCAAACTAGGCCCCTTTTCCCTCTAGCCGAGGGCCACAAATCGATTCTTTATCGGCCACAAGCAAATGTTTATAGGTGCAATGAGTGCAAAAATTTTAACTAAATTGACAGtgattttttaataatagttaacaataatttatttaaattgactaatttttttcaatttatagaCCATAAATACATTTATTCTTTTACAATCTTTCATTAGCTTTTTGTAATTGAATGTGGAAAATATTTAGGAACCTTGGGGAGGGTGCAGTGTTTGAGTCTTCAGAAAAGTGTCATGGATCATGATAGTTTGAGAATCGCAGAACTAGAGAGGGAGAGCAATTACCGTAACCACAAAGTTGACAATGTTAACTACCATATTAATAATGTAAATCAATGTCCAGAATAAATTGTATTCAAGGAGACGTATATTCAAGTATCACTGCTTTCTATTAGCGATTCGAATGAaaagatattataaaaaaagaaattaaaataaaaagaatttttttatacatttaatATGGAAGAGATTTCCATGtttaattttcaactttttcattttttctcaacattaaaaTGCTATGGTGCTGCTATCAATATATTACCATCCAATACGTCGACCATAGTATTacattatcaaattttaatgtaatataagCCAAAGTAATGCCATAAGGTGTGTTATTGATGTGATAATGCATGATAGTGTTAAGATGgggtattttatattaaaatgaacagTATTAAGATTTTCCGCTGAAAGagtttttttgaacattttttccTGAGACTGAAATctgattaaaattatttcaatatatatggaaatatcCATAGAGTAATAATGATGCAAACAAAATAAGCAATAGACTATAACAAGctaataaaatgtcaaaaaactTTATGTTTGACATATATTCTTAATTGGCTTattatgataggatttacataattatcctgGGGGAGACAAAATTTgatgagacggcttaatcatagttatggcgaaccacggcctctcgttacgttaccagtccatgttgggtatgggattagttagccagttgtttgtttcagatgcatggacttgatggagtGGAGGAAGCCTCTACCAACCAGAGGTTAACCTCCCTTTGGCGACAAGAAATTCagaaatcctctcgcacataattaagtTTTTGTCTGAAGTTCTGTAAATTTTCTCTCACTGCAGACCCCTGGAAATTTAGCTACTACTCACAGGATCAATGTCCCATAGAATAATTGTAGAATCTTTAGAACCAGTTGCAAGTCTGCTGCCATCGTTTGAAAATTTACAGAACCACACTTCGTCACAGTGGTCACTCAATACCTGCTTCGTGTGTGTAGGAACTTTTCTTCTGAAAGCAAGAACAAAATAAAGTTTAACGGAAACTGTCCTATTAAGTGATAGACTTATTAAATGTGTTGGCATCAtaggcagggatggccaattcgaatagaGTATTCGAATATCcctcattcgaatatcggaattagcatttataagaatatcggatattcgtgtgacgtcacacattttcaatgccgctttcaagacgtttccgttgaatgaaaacattctcgatagaaacttgcgcgcgaTTGCTTTATCAGCGGTTGTATTATTTGGGTCGaaaacgcctttacgtttgtgttattttctctaaaacacaaattttccacaaatttgttcctcgataacgatgacaattattttatttttgtactcgcacgaaATTGTGAATCCGgtgaatacgttcatcggcggcgagtttctaaagaaaacgtaatttttttgattgaaaagcggcaatttaaaatactgaaaataaaaccgtgaccaaaatatgttttattgaagCCGGCGACagtttaaaaaacgcttttctatgCAGTGAAAATCGTAAAATTTCCACATTATGTTTAGTccgcgtttagaaacatatcctCACTAAttgatttgcctgattatccattactttaattaaattaacgtcgaaaatttttgtgttaacattatacaaggtttgaaacgcgacttttacCGGGTTGTgagaatgtatataatataattaatctaaagaaTATTCAATCGATTTTTATtgtgctgaaataaattttactctgagattttagggcagatttatggatttttcgaacggtttcatcttaaaaataatcggagtggcggcatttcgattgagcggagtAGGTGTTGTTACTTATCTCAAAATTGCCAAactcgcaaaatacggatcaaaacaatatataatcgggcagtttaccacacatttttatatttatgtccgcggattacCATGGTATATTAGAGTGGTAAGGATTTTGtcttgtcgacgcaaccgcaagtttaattaagaacaattaaatgaataaagcaagacattttaaatatgcccgtatcggtcacgaatcgatcactttgcacaacagaaaaatatatatttgttgttatattattcGTTGTAatagtcgactcttttaacaggtggagTAATCGCGGcgatatgtatttttattttactgctaaactttatatgtatattcattgtatgaaatgaggTTGTACTCTACACTACAGGATTTGATATCagtaacggcgataacgagttggtgagattgcaaaaatacgtattaaaattaaatatatcaggCAGTTTAACTCGTACTTTTAGGCCACAGATCGctgtggaccgaatagtaatgtttttattttgacgtaagaagaagcaaccgcgagttatgttggactcataaaattaaaatataaagatattttagaatttcGGAGTTTTCATGGAGGAAATATTTTACGTgacaggatgatcattatacggCAATGAGAGTTCCCGATTTTGCTAATTTCAGACATAACGATTTGCTACACacaataacaatatggttcgcataaattaatattatataatggtaggtagtagaatactctaggcttaaatattagaatttgtaaaggcataatggatattagattgttgttgcttgcttcagttgcctgtattgccaatgcattttattactctcagaaaatatacacaattatttgaatacaagtagtattgtcaatagacttgactattatcgtaatatcatggtaccaatgatagaaagcgtcagacaaccgcttggctatcttttcatatgatCATTTGTACGAAGTgtacaattttaataaactgattgtgtcacaagttgctattatttttattgatagctataaactatcaattactttatGTACatttactgttggtttgtggcttcaatcttatatttctattgaagcttattccctattttactgggttttaataaactaaacaaTGTgtaattttcgattttagaatgtatacggaattccagattcgaaaacattattttagaatgtattcggaatagtttagtattcggaaatggccatccctgattcATAGGTTATAAACCTTAGCTGCAAATCCTATGTCCATCagctcacccagggtgtaataaattaagtAGGCAATGTTTGAACGGAAAGATTCTGGTTGTTTCAAAAATAACAGCTCCTTGTAtgtcgttagatatcagtgctTGCTTTTACGGGGCATTGTCCAGAGTAAAACATGTTAATAGGcattgtaaaaaaatatcaatatgatATTACAACTTGAAAATATTACTACTGGTAGTTATAGTGATATAATACAGAGGGCTTATAATCTAACTTTCTttctatatattattaaatttacaaaaagTGCGGTAACACACCTAAAATCTAATAAACGAAAACCACTACCCCACTATGAATATTGAAAACTAtcattataattatattaaaatagtGTGATAAGTAAAATAATGTGGTGATGTTCAAGAGGattgcttgttttttttaaatggtcACAACTTTCCTTATCCATGCCAAATATAGAAATGAAATGGAATTCACAAACATTAGATTCAACTCCCAAAAGTGCTAGCAGTTAAGAACATTCATATAGGAGAGCGAGTCTAAACAAACTGCCACTGACAACATAATATATGACTCATGCCAATCCCACTgaacaaatttacaaaatataaatcagcACTGCTCAAAATCTAAATGCATAAGCCAATTCGTTCCCATGCATGCTGACCCATAAAACAGAACCCGGTCGTTAGGGACATATTTTGGAGAGAATTCTTTTGCCCAAAGCAAATTATATTAATGAAGCTTTTGGGCACAATCATACACAACAGAGGTGTTTAACTTCTAATAATTTTCTtagaattatgaaatttatgggttctatTTTTCTTCGGACACCATgtaaaaactattaatatttatttaaaattaacaaCCAACCTCATTGAGCATATGTGGTCAGTCAATAAAGAGACGGTTTCGATAGATGGGTTGATTTTAGCATTGTGATAGAgacattttttttgttgcaattCTACAGCTTGACAGAGTATTGTGTGTAATCTTCGTGGTGGTAACATGATATTCTCAGGCAAATAAGCTGAAATGTAGAACATTTATTAAAAGATTGAGATCACTAGTTTTTAATTACTAAGTGGAGCCAAAATCTAAGATTTGGCAAAATAACAGCACGAATCAATATATCAATACCAAGAGATCAACgactaaatatatggacatgaaagccaaaacgaagcaCTCCGAAGGAGTGTCAAATCTTTTACAATACTGTTAGTCTTCCCCATTAAAAAATCTACATTTCGCCTGACCAGCAGATCTGTGGAATGAGATCGTGGAATCGCCACACTGTGCACCATTTTTAATTATGATGACATTATCAGTCATCACATGAACTTCAAAGTAATGAACGAATCCCAAacagcccacagaaatttttaaaataaatatcagtagTAGgcaatagctttctagcgacaACAGCAATCTTCgaatactgaaaatttcaaagcaattagttcTGTAGTTGATGAGTAAAGCGatttttaacaacaacaacaacagcgaGAAGAAGATTACTTACTACagcaacaatttaacaaaatgatccatTGGTCCACTTTATGTCCAATTGAACAATGACATCATTGGCTTCACAATTATTTTGAGATTCAGCAAATTCCCATTGATGCCATTATAAAGATATCACTATTATCATGATTATGAACTATGTTGGAAAGTCATAAAAGTAATTTCCATTCCAATATAATACATATCactagatatcagtggctgcatCTACAGGGCCTTGCTCAGAGCAAAAGATGTATTTCCATTGACTCAAATACTATACAAAAGGCAAGATAATATTGAACTCGTTATTCTTTACCTTGGTAGCCTATATAAGGAAAGTAATGAAACGACATCGCTTGCTATACAAACATGATAAAGCTATACTAAACTATTTTTTACCTATTGCTACCTTACCTAAAGCACGACACTGCTGAATGAATTATACATTAGTTTGGTATAGTTTAATGCAATTTTGAGTAGGACCTCAGATTTTAATCTACTGAGCAAATGATATGGTATATCCATGTGTTGggcatttcaaaaaaaaaaaaaaacgagtgTCAAGAGTCACTTTATACTAATACACAATTGCCAATGATATACTGTAATTATGTAGtaattaaatcatcatttgGCCAACATTCAACCCGAAATCAATcccaaaaaaattattaaaaggAAGAATGATAACGCTGAAAATTGCAATGACAtcatacacacacacacatatatattacTAAACTCTTTGTTATATTTCTTAGCATTCGACCTATactaactagggctgggcatttcgaatgaCTCTTTTCtttgtagtgagttattgataaaacatgtttcttattgtgtgagAATGCTCAGCAAACTGTCCGAGTGATAAAGTCACATACAATtgaatatctttcaagtattcgagatttgaTTAAAAAATCATTCGATAGTGAAATCACCAggcattcaaaatttcaaatatgctCAGCCCTACCTATTATGTAGGTAACACATAATGTCTGAAAAGATAAATTTGTATACCGATACATCCTTCAAATAATAGATTCACTTAAAATGTCTTCCCATAAGTTATTGCTATTATATTTGTACTTACTAAAGTGCTACAAAAATGTGAACaatgttttatatttgattagCTGTTGAATGGAATACCTCTCAATTTCTCCATAAGTTTTCCTCTGGACTTAGGGCCTTTACCATCCCATCTTGCACATTTGTGTAATTCTTTTGCATCTTTTAACATCAGAAACCTGTgacaacaaatataaatattttatactacatccaaaaacaaaatatggtcAAGAGATTAGCCATGactttgaaacaaaatttatatttaatattgatatCCTGACAAGAATATTTAACAGCaaacaatttattataattccaaaattgaaaaattgatcatatttcataattttgctgCATAGTAAGTCAACTGATAATAGTAGATATTCAATATAAATTCCAATTTCcttaaataataacaatttaatttaaaattcaaggGGATATGAATGAGCTAAGATACAAATACAAACAAGGACAGAAAAGCATTTGTTATACCAAAGAAAACTTGAGAAATTGAGCAAATgcgataaatttgaaaattttaatagtgTGTTTGAAGGACAGCATTAGATTGAATATAACTAAATAAccaaattatttgatttttattcacTTTTCAATTAGCAGCATAGAAGAGATAAAAGtcaaagaataaaatttttttcctaaaatttaaataataccTTTGGTCATTGTTAGAACAGACTCATTAGACAATACATGTAAAATCATGTTTAGTGTGCTGTGTAGCTTGTGattgattaaaattgttttacaaTGTTGCAAGCAGGcatgaaataatttgaataatatgcCTTCGAACATATCTACATAAAATAGTTTTCAAGTAGATACTGCTGTCAACTGAAGGGCAATGTAACGATTAGGGTTGAATCTAGTGACTTAACTAAGGTAAATGAAGCCAAttcttttgatattttaaatttgttaaaaaattaacaatcaaCAATTTTCAGTCAAATAGAGCAACATCGGTTTATTATTGACAAATGCATGTTCATGCACAAATATACGCAAgcaaaaatatacaatacaTTTCCCAgtaaattttttcatgtgtGGAAATTTTTACACAGATATGCCCACCCTTGACCTAAGGTAATTTTTACTCTCcaagtttgtttgtttgttttacaaTTGAATTgctttttaaaaacatattgggttttatatttcacagatcacattaaaaaaaaaagtatgtgAAAATAGCCTGTCTATAAGAGGATAgctttgtttgaaattttcaacaatatgTCACAAAGCTactacataaaaataattattcaaaatgaagatttttatAAGATTCATAAGTTTATGTCACGGTTTGAGACTCCTCAGAAAATTTATCAACCGTTGACGAACATCCTAATTTCTAGACTGACTAAAAACTGTACACACTTCAAACAGACTTTGCCAAGaaacaataaatcaattttttgctGTGTCTTTTGAGTATGTAAATTTACTATTCCAAATCACAATTATGACAATTTAAAATTCCCTGACCTCATTGATTAACTAAAATTTGAACCTTCAAAATTTGCTCAATTCACGacttaaataatatattttctattCTTTTCAAAAAACCTAATCAGCAAGATTTCTGATAAAACCaagttgtttgaaaaaaatgaaatatatataatactgaaaccttcttttatttttattatcaaatcaCACGACTTTTAtcttatatttaaaaaacatcTGTTTAGGTAAGTATAAACCTGAAAATTATTCACGAACACATCATACATTGGTAACAATAGAATGTATTtagaaaattgaatattgttactaaaaataatatgaaacgGGCGATGAATAAAGCAACGAATGAAGGCTGATAAAAATTAATCAATAATGAATATCAATTCACTCAATATCAGATGCTAAATGACATTTGCCAACTAATCTCTTGTAACAGATTGAAATTAACAACTGGACTAATTAACACCCTAACGTTATAAACACAAAATTAACTTGTGAACTGCAGTTGCTAAGTATGCTGGAATAGGAATAAGGAATGATACTGCCTCTGCCTAGTGCCTAGAATAAGATAACTTTCTTTGaaacttgaaatttgaaattttttttaacctaAATAAACATAATCACTGAAATGGAGGCTAAAAGCTGACATGGCCAAACTTAAGGCCCAAGGGTGACCTCTCAATCTGACCTGCCAATAAGAATAACTCACAactgtgattaaatttagtttatgCAAGATGCTtaatattgttttccacttttttgaacactgtaaatattgttcataaaccATAAATTTTCACATCACAATTACATGGCcggccagtctaggtgggcaaaatttctGGGCCCTAGTTCAAAAACCTCGGCCACCCCTGGGCTGAAGATATCTCAATAAAATCCTTATGAAAAACTTCTCAAAATCAACACAATGATTTGGGATGTCTTACCCAAATATTTGCGTTC
This is a stretch of genomic DNA from Styela clava chromosome 2, kaStyClav1.hap1.2, whole genome shotgun sequence. It encodes these proteins:
- the LOC120336908 gene encoding WD repeat-containing protein 26-like — its product is MQSHSSQSVNGECSTLSAANLNGSAAYNLKEGAACTKAVVLANGDSRVATTKRPKLSRSDEEVVRLIGQHLRELGLEKSAEVLMNESGCHQEHSAAPLFRKQVMEGNWTKIEATLSELKPLLRHQKHLQKMKFYILEQKYLELIEDGRLLEALHCLRNEITPLRKFVSRVHELSGFLMLKDAKELHKCARWDGKGPKSRGKLMEKLRAYLPENIMLPPRRLHTILCQAVELQQKKCLYHNAKINPSIETVSLLTDHICSMRRKVPTHTKQVLSDHCDEVWFCKFSNDGSRLATGSKDSTIILWDIDPVTHKVTYSRSLTGHQYGVGFLSWSPDDSHILACGTEESSEFWVWNTKTGDLRTKRSHSTEDSLSCCNWSADGEKFVTGGTKGQFYQCDLDGNIIDSWEGVRVQCLACLPDNKTVLAADTQHRIRAYNFDDMTDYDVIKEDNPIMSFSVTRDGKLALLNVTNQGIHLWDVEDQVLVQKYQGAVQGFYTIFSCCGGEDEEFIASGSEDHNMYLWLRDRPKPIQTLSGHTKTVNCVSWNPVHHMMLASVSDDCTVRIWGPQDSDNSDTDDAEE